A single genomic interval of Saccharospirillum mangrovi harbors:
- a CDS encoding aldo/keto reductase, with amino-acid sequence MQYRNLGKTGIKVSPYALGTMMFGSVGNPDHEAAISIIHQALDAGINFIDTADFYSQGESERIVGKALQGRREHAVLTTKAHLPMGNDPNQQGNSRRWLTQALDDSLQRLQTDYIDVYMVHRPSPDTDIEETLSALTDFMRAGKIRAIGTSTFPASQIVEAQWVAERRNLARVRVEQPSYSILNRSIEREVLPVCEQYGMGVMVWSPLHMGMLTGRVRRDQQTDSQRAPHFPHFYGNEQKLDAVEQLAALAQEAGVSLTHLAMAFAIAHPAVTAANLGPRTQAQFDDLLAGASFQLSDELLDRIDAIVAPGTDVGPLHASYEAPALNDAQLRRRPTSERNAA; translated from the coding sequence GGCAAGACAGGCATCAAGGTCAGCCCTTATGCCCTGGGCACCATGATGTTTGGCTCTGTCGGAAACCCCGACCATGAAGCGGCCATTAGCATCATTCATCAGGCGCTGGACGCTGGCATCAATTTCATCGACACCGCCGATTTCTACAGCCAGGGGGAATCTGAGCGCATTGTCGGCAAGGCGTTGCAAGGTCGGCGCGAACACGCCGTTCTGACCACCAAGGCTCACCTGCCCATGGGCAACGACCCCAATCAGCAAGGCAACTCCCGCCGCTGGCTTACTCAGGCCTTAGACGATTCGTTACAGCGACTGCAAACCGACTACATCGACGTCTATATGGTGCACCGACCATCGCCAGACACCGACATCGAAGAAACCCTGTCAGCGCTCACCGATTTCATGCGGGCTGGGAAAATCCGCGCCATCGGAACCTCGACCTTCCCGGCGTCGCAGATCGTTGAAGCCCAATGGGTAGCCGAGCGCCGAAACCTGGCGCGCGTGCGCGTCGAACAGCCGTCTTACTCCATTCTGAACCGCAGCATTGAACGCGAAGTCCTGCCGGTCTGTGAGCAATACGGCATGGGCGTCATGGTTTGGAGCCCGTTGCACATGGGCATGTTGACCGGACGAGTGCGGCGCGATCAGCAAACCGATTCGCAGCGTGCACCTCATTTCCCGCACTTCTATGGCAATGAACAAAAACTGGACGCGGTCGAGCAATTGGCCGCACTGGCGCAGGAAGCCGGCGTGTCGCTGACGCATTTGGCTATGGCATTTGCCATCGCTCACCCGGCGGTAACAGCCGCCAATTTAGGACCGCGCACACAAGCGCAGTTTGACGACTTGTTGGCCGGAGCCTCTTTCCAACTCAGCGATGAATTGCTGGATCGCATTGATGCCATCGTTGCGCCAGGCACTGATGTCGGTCCGTTACACGCGTCTTACGAAGCACCCGCATTGAACGACGCTCAACTCAGACGTCGGCCGACGAGCGAACGTAACGCGGCCTGA
- a CDS encoding SDR family NAD(P)-dependent oxidoreductase codes for MNIQKIALITGANKGIGRQIAAELIDHGFIALIGARDHSKGKITADELGEHAHAIQLDVTDTTSIGKAVERIEKDFGRLDVLVNNAAIAHAGDPSRSLDEIRAAARPSTAALDEVKAVFDTNVFGAFAVTQAMLPLLRQAPAARIVMVSSGAGSLALHADPNFELRRHFGAIYGPSKTALNAFTLAFAIELEDSGIKVNAANPGPTATEFNNFYGDRTVKEGAAEAVRLALLDDDGPTGTFSGFTFTGENGPNPW; via the coding sequence ATGAACATACAGAAAATCGCTTTGATCACCGGTGCCAACAAAGGCATCGGCCGACAGATTGCAGCCGAATTAATTGACCACGGCTTTATCGCTTTGATCGGCGCACGAGATCATTCCAAAGGCAAAATAACCGCCGACGAACTGGGCGAACATGCCCATGCCATTCAACTGGACGTGACCGATACCACCTCCATTGGAAAAGCTGTTGAGCGGATCGAAAAAGATTTTGGTCGTCTCGATGTATTGGTCAACAACGCTGCCATCGCCCACGCCGGAGATCCCAGCCGATCATTGGATGAAATCAGAGCCGCGGCGCGACCGAGTACGGCAGCGCTCGACGAGGTGAAGGCCGTTTTCGACACCAATGTGTTCGGCGCCTTTGCCGTCACCCAGGCGATGTTACCGCTACTGCGCCAGGCACCTGCGGCGCGCATCGTTATGGTATCCAGCGGTGCTGGCTCACTGGCGTTGCACGCCGATCCTAATTTCGAACTGCGACGCCATTTCGGAGCCATCTATGGGCCGTCAAAAACAGCGCTGAATGCCTTCACGTTGGCGTTTGCGATTGAATTGGAAGACAGCGGCATCAAAGTTAATGCGGCCAATCCAGGACCGACCGCCACCGAGTTCAACAATTTCTATGGAGATCGAACGGTTAAGGAAGGCGCAGCTGAAGCTGTACGGCTGGCCTTGTTAGACGACGATGGCCCTACTGGAACTTTTTCTGGCTTCACCTTCACGGGCGAAAACGGGCCGAACCCATGGTGA